The following proteins are co-located in the Bordetella bronchialis genome:
- a CDS encoding Rid family detoxifying hydrolase: MNKQIIHTQDAPKAVGPYSQAVAVSGSQTVYLSGQIGLEPHSGELVSESFEGQVKQAFSNMLAVVQAAGGSKENVVKLTLFLTDLGKFGTVNTIMADVFPEPYPARSTVGVASLPKGAQFEVEAVVVL, from the coding sequence ATGAACAAACAGATCATTCACACCCAGGATGCCCCCAAGGCTGTCGGGCCGTATTCGCAGGCGGTGGCCGTGTCCGGTTCCCAGACGGTCTACCTGTCGGGCCAGATCGGCCTGGAGCCCCATAGCGGCGAACTGGTGTCCGAAAGCTTCGAGGGCCAGGTCAAGCAGGCCTTCTCGAATATGCTCGCCGTGGTGCAGGCCGCGGGAGGCAGCAAGGAGAACGTCGTCAAGCTGACGCTCTTCCTGACCGACCTGGGCAAGTTCGGCACCGTCAATACCATCATGGCCGACGTCTTCCCCGAGCCCTATCCGGCGCGTTCCACCGTGGGCGTGGCCAGCCTGCCCAAGGGCGCGCAGTTCGAAGTGGAAGCCGTCGTCGTCCTGTAG